A stretch of Alphaproteobacteria bacterium DNA encodes these proteins:
- the gyrA gene encoding DNA gyrase subunit A: MSDEMEKEIISENKELSDISKISIEDEMKQSYLDYAMSVIVSRALPDVRDGFKPVHRRILFAMHEGGYTSSKPFKKSARIVGDVMGSYHPHGDSAIYESMVRMAQDFSLRVPLVQGQGNFGSMDGDKAAAMRYTEARLAKVSESLLTDIEKNTVDFNPNYDGSIFEPSVLPARFPNLLVNGTGGIAVGMATNIPPHNLGEILYGTLALVDNRDLSAEELMEYVPAPDFPTGGIILGRKGSHSALTTGRGSVVMRAKCEIEEIRKDRWAIIVTEIPYQVNKARLIEKIAEIVNSKQVEGISDIRDESDRSGVRVVIELKRDAVGEVVLNQLYQYTQLQTSFGANMLAINKGIPQQMNLREILTAFIEFREEVITRRTIFDLNKSRNKAHTLVGLAVAVANIDDVIALIRGAKDPATARALLLEKDWPALDVAPLIELIAEPGREVVNGCYKMSEAQVKAILALQLHRLTGLERDKIDGELKGVCDLIKNYLEILSNQDKLIQILKNELIEVKEKYATPRKTEISDIEFSTDIESLIQREDMVITVSHQGYIKRVPLDTYKAQNRGGKGRTGMNTKDEDFVKELFVANTHTPLIFFTTKGIAYSMKAYKLPLCTPQSKGKAMVNILPLENGESLSAILALPEDKEEWKDKYLMFATAKGGVRRNTLESFSKIRSNGLIAMKLEEKDDELISVRVCDENQDILLASNNGRAIRFKVTDIRCFSSRNSTGVRGFRIGEQDKVISMSVLNHVDATSEERRDYIKFQNAIKRGENPNVAEFEHISEEKVEYLSETDQQLLVISSKGYGMKASIHDYRLTNRGGKGIGNMEVNERNGDIVASFIVDDNSQIMLVTDAGQMIRTKVDSVRQTSRNSKGVKVFTVKDKENVISVAHIPCNEETDECCSCGCIPEECDCDPECDCGCNSTEDNTTSTTEA, from the coding sequence ATGAGTGATGAAATGGAAAAAGAAATAATCTCAGAAAACAAAGAATTATCAGACATATCAAAGATTTCTATTGAAGATGAAATGAAGCAATCTTACTTAGATTATGCTATGTCAGTTATTGTTTCTCGTGCATTACCAGATGTAAGAGATGGATTTAAACCTGTTCACAGAAGAATCTTATTTGCAATGCATGAAGGTGGATATACTAGCTCTAAACCGTTCAAGAAGTCTGCTCGTATTGTCGGTGATGTTATGGGTAGTTATCACCCTCACGGTGATAGTGCTATTTATGAATCTATGGTTCGTATGGCTCAAGACTTCTCATTAAGAGTTCCTCTGGTTCAAGGGCAAGGTAACTTTGGATCTATGGATGGAGACAAAGCTGCTGCTATGAGATATACAGAAGCAAGATTAGCGAAGGTTTCAGAAAGCCTTCTTACAGATATAGAGAAAAACACTGTAGATTTTAATCCTAACTACGATGGATCAATATTTGAACCATCTGTTTTACCTGCTAGATTCCCTAACCTATTAGTTAACGGAACAGGTGGTATTGCTGTTGGTATGGCAACAAACATCCCTCCTCATAATTTAGGAGAAATATTATATGGAACTCTTGCTTTAGTCGATAATAGAGATTTATCTGCTGAAGAGCTTATGGAATATGTTCCAGCTCCTGATTTCCCAACTGGTGGAATAATTTTAGGAAGAAAAGGAAGTCATTCAGCTCTAACTACAGGTAGAGGCTCTGTTGTAATGAGAGCTAAGTGTGAAATAGAAGAAATTCGTAAAGATAGATGGGCTATAATTGTTACAGAAATACCTTATCAAGTAAATAAAGCTAGACTTATTGAAAAAATAGCTGAAATAGTAAATAGCAAACAAGTTGAAGGAATCTCAGACATTCGTGATGAATCTGATAGATCTGGTGTTCGTGTTGTTATTGAACTTAAAAGAGATGCTGTTGGAGAAGTTGTTTTAAATCAACTTTATCAATATACTCAATTACAAACTTCTTTTGGTGCTAACATGCTAGCAATCAATAAAGGAATACCTCAGCAAATGAATTTAAGAGAAATCCTAACTGCATTTATTGAATTTAGAGAAGAAGTAATTACAAGAAGAACGATATTTGATCTAAACAAATCTAGAAATAAAGCTCATACATTAGTTGGTCTAGCTGTTGCTGTAGCAAATATCGATGATGTAATAGCTCTAATTCGTGGGGCAAAAGATCCTGCAACTGCTAGAGCATTATTATTAGAAAAAGATTGGCCTGCACTAGATGTAGCTCCTCTGATTGAGCTAATAGCAGAGCCAGGTAGAGAAGTTGTTAACGGTTGCTATAAAATGTCAGAAGCTCAAGTTAAAGCTATATTAGCTCTACAATTACATAGATTAACAGGTCTAGAAAGAGATAAAATAGACGGAGAATTAAAAGGTGTTTGTGATTTAATAAAGAATTATTTAGAAATATTATCAAATCAAGATAAATTAATTCAAATCCTTAAAAATGAGCTTATTGAAGTAAAAGAAAAATATGCTACTCCAAGAAAAACTGAAATATCAGACATAGAGTTTTCTACAGATATTGAAAGCCTAATCCAAAGAGAGGATATGGTTATTACTGTTTCTCACCAAGGATATATCAAAAGAGTTCCTTTAGATACTTACAAAGCTCAAAACCGTGGTGGTAAAGGAAGAACTGGTATGAATACTAAAGACGAAGACTTTGTGAAAGAGTTATTTGTTGCTAACACTCATACTCCTCTAATATTCTTTACAACAAAAGGTATTGCTTACTCTATGAAAGCATATAAACTACCTCTTTGCACTCCTCAATCAAAAGGTAAGGCTATGGTAAACATACTGCCTCTAGAAAATGGAGAGTCTTTATCTGCAATCCTTGCTTTACCAGAAGATAAAGAAGAATGGAAAGATAAATACCTAATGTTCGCTACTGCAAAAGGTGGAGTAAGAAGAAATACTCTTGAATCATTTAGCAAAATCAGATCAAACGGTCTAATTGCTATGAAATTAGAAGAAAAAGATGATGAATTAATTTCTGTAAGAGTTTGTGATGAAAATCAAGATATCTTACTTGCATCAAACAATGGTAGAGCAATCAGATTTAAGGTTACTGATATTCGTTGTTTCAGTTCTAGAAATTCTACAGGTGTTAGAGGATTCAGAATTGGAGAACAAGATAAAGTTATATCTATGTCTGTTCTAAATCATGTAGATGCTACTTCGGAAGAAAGAAGAGATTATATCAAGTTCCAAAATGCAATTAAGAGAGGTGAAAACCCTAATGTTGCAGAATTTGAGCACATCTCAGAAGAAAAAGTTGAATATTTATCAGAAACAGATCAACAATTATTAGTAATCAGCTCTAAAGGTTATGGAATGAAAGCATCTATTCATGATTATCGTTTAACAAACCGTGGCGGTAAAGGTATTGGTAACATGGAAGTTAACGAAAGAAATGGAGACATTGTTGCTTCATTCATAGTAGATGATAATTCTCAAATTATGCTTGTAACAGATGCTGGTCAAATGATTAGAACAAAAGTTGATTCTGTAAGACAAACAAGCAGAAACTCAAAAGGTGTTAAAGTATTTACAGTTAAAGATAAAGAAAATGTTATCTCTGTAGCTCACATACCTTGCAATGAGGAAACTGACGAATGTTGTTCATGCGGATGTATTCCCGAAGAATGCGATTGCGATCCAGAGTGTGACTGTGGATGCAACTCTACAGAAGATAACACCACTTCAACAACTGAAGCATAA
- a CDS encoding prephenate dehydratase, whose translation MKKIAYLGITGSYSYEACKNVYPNCETIECHSFEDIIKKVQCGDVDLGMLPVANSSAYRVANVHNLLPKMDLHIVKEYVHNVNHCLLGIPNSKLSDLKEVYSHPQALMQCSDNCIELGIKQNSYANTASASKYVAELGDKTKAAISSKLSAEIYGLKILKENLQDKNNNRTTFWVVQKELDIPMVSEKNVTTLLLTTKNIVASLYKVLGGFATHGVNLLSIESYANVNDADFLITIEGNIEEENVKLALEEVEFFTKNIKILGVYNKG comes from the coding sequence ATGAAAAAAATAGCTTATTTAGGAATAACTGGATCATATTCATATGAGGCTTGCAAAAATGTTTACCCTAATTGTGAAACTATTGAGTGTCATTCTTTTGAAGATATTATTAAAAAAGTTCAATGTGGAGATGTTGATTTAGGTATGCTTCCTGTCGCTAACTCTTCTGCATATAGAGTTGCTAATGTTCATAATTTGTTACCTAAAATGGATTTGCATATAGTTAAAGAGTATGTACATAATGTAAATCACTGTCTATTAGGTATTCCAAATAGCAAATTATCTGATTTAAAAGAGGTTTATTCTCATCCTCAGGCTTTAATGCAATGCTCTGATAACTGTATTGAGTTAGGAATAAAACAAAACTCATATGCTAATACAGCATCCGCTTCAAAATATGTTGCAGAATTGGGAGATAAAACTAAAGCAGCTATATCTTCAAAACTTTCTGCTGAAATATATGGTTTAAAAATATTAAAAGAAAATTTACAAGATAAAAACAATAATAGAACTACATTTTGGGTGGTGCAAAAAGAGTTAGATATTCCAATGGTTAGTGAAAAAAATGTTACTACTTTATTACTGACTACAAAAAATATTGTAGCTTCTTTATATAAAGTATTGGGTGGCTTTGCTACTCACGGAGTTAATTTATTAAGTATAGAGAGCTATGCTAATGTTAATGATGCAGATTTCTTAATTACTATTGAAGGCAATATTGAAGAGGAAAATGTAAAGTTAGCTTTAGAAGAAGTAGAATTTTTTACAAAAAATATAAAAATATTAGGTGTTTATAATAAAGGATAA
- the mnmA gene encoding tRNA 2-thiouridine(34) synthase MnmA gives MKKIAVAMSGGVDSTVAVVLLKEQGYEVIGITLDMIGDGKVFVEAKKLAKKMNIEHHAIDISKVFEEKIIDYFVKTYKEGKTPTPCVMCNRFIKFGLLADKARELGCEKMATGHYVIKKDGAIYRATDGRKDQTYFLFNITQEQIDFCEFPLGEYTKPEIIKIAEKHGVRPSGGESQDICFVEDGKYAEFIKERSEELTPVDLIDTKGDLIKKHKSIIHYTIGQRKGLDIGGLKEPQYVVKIDADKNQVTVGNRNELAKTKVYLSEINWLGKEKQEEVFVKLRYAQPLRKASIDFSDSSVLLEEPDYAVAPGQACVFYGEDGRLLGGGFIV, from the coding sequence ATGAAAAAAATTGCAGTAGCTATGTCAGGAGGAGTCGACTCAACAGTCGCGGTGGTGCTATTAAAAGAGCAAGGATATGAAGTTATTGGAATAACTCTAGATATGATAGGTGATGGAAAAGTTTTTGTTGAAGCTAAAAAATTAGCTAAGAAAATGAACATAGAGCATCATGCAATTGATATATCTAAGGTTTTTGAAGAAAAAATAATAGATTATTTTGTAAAAACTTATAAAGAGGGTAAAACTCCTACTCCTTGTGTTATGTGCAATAGATTTATTAAATTTGGTCTATTAGCTGATAAAGCTAGAGAGCTAGGTTGTGAAAAAATGGCTACAGGTCATTATGTTATTAAAAAAGATGGAGCTATATATAGAGCCACAGATGGTAGAAAAGATCAAACATATTTCTTATTTAATATAACTCAAGAGCAAATAGATTTCTGTGAGTTTCCTTTAGGAGAATACACAAAACCAGAGATAATAAAAATAGCGGAAAAGCATGGTGTAAGACCTTCAGGTGGAGAAAGTCAAGATATATGTTTTGTTGAAGATGGTAAATATGCAGAGTTTATAAAAGAAAGAAGTGAAGAGCTAACTCCGGTTGATTTAATAGATACAAAAGGAGATCTTATTAAAAAACATAAGAGTATTATTCATTATACAATAGGTCAAAGAAAAGGGCTTGATATAGGGGGATTAAAAGAACCTCAATATGTAGTTAAGATTGATGCAGATAAGAATCAGGTAACTGTTGGTAATAGGAATGAATTGGCTAAAACAAAAGTTTATTTATCAGAGATTAATTGGCTTGGAAAAGAAAAGCAAGAAGAGGTTTTTGTAAAACTAAGATATGCTCAACCATTGAGAAAAGCAAGTATTGACTTTTCTGATAGTAGTGTGCTTTTAGAAGAGCCAGATTATGCAGTAGCTCCTGGACAAGCATGTGTTTTTTATGGGGAAGATGGTAGGCTACTAGGTGGCGGTTTCATAGTTTAA
- a CDS encoding GNAT family N-acetyltransferase, whose product MKQASSLNIKTDRITIEEISIDDIPVFEEIGKAMDKDIDEKEGKIKFAALDSNPESAERLVRKAIKMQTKENPRNGFRMSVKKENEIIGYSDIYVIPEEDGTLGDVGYFLDPKHRGFGYAREATLAVIDSFFKFFDYDYINATTKPTNKKSFNVLTKMGFVKCSETYESQHYNGDLRNDYKLTREDFYAKNEIPNYEGGFF is encoded by the coding sequence ATGAAACAAGCCTCATCTTTAAATATAAAAACAGATAGAATTACAATAGAAGAAATTTCTATTGATGACATCCCTGTTTTTGAAGAAATAGGGAAAGCTATGGATAAAGATATAGATGAAAAAGAAGGAAAGATTAAATTTGCTGCTTTGGACTCTAATCCCGAATCTGCTGAAAGATTAGTAAGAAAAGCGATAAAAATGCAAACTAAAGAGAACCCTAGAAATGGGTTCAGAATGTCTGTTAAAAAAGAAAATGAGATAATAGGTTATTCAGATATTTATGTTATACCAGAAGAGGATGGAACTTTAGGAGATGTAGGTTATTTTTTAGATCCAAAACATAGAGGTTTTGGTTATGCTCGAGAAGCAACTCTTGCTGTGATTGATAGTTTTTTTAAATTTTTTGATTATGATTATATAAATGCTACTACTAAGCCAACAAATAAAAAATCTTTTAATGTATTAACAAAAATGGGATTTGTTAAATGTAGTGAAACTTATGAAAGTCAGCACTATAATGGAGATTTAAGAAATGATTATAAATTAACAAGAGAAGATTTTTATGCAAAAAATGAAATCCCAAATTATGAAGGAGGTTTTTTCTAA